The following coding sequences lie in one Synergistota bacterium genomic window:
- the larA gene encoding nickel-dependent lactate racemase, with amino-acid sequence MIKVTIPFGHNYISANIPTENLMGIYEAPGVEPAKDPIEEITKALEEPIGTPPLSKLAKPGKKVCIVVSDITRPIPYKVVLPILLEYLNRCGVKDEDITLLIATGLHRGLTIEEQKNLYGENIVKRVKIINHDYKDKSNLVYLGETSRGTPIEVNRIAVETDVLILTGYIEPHQQFGFTGGRKSIMPGIASEKAVMHNHNAKMMDHPLAVNGVLEGNPQHEDAMEFARAIRVDFILNLVLNQNEKLTWAVGGDLEKAWLKGVELSRSFREVELPHPCDVAITASGFPLDQVLYQGPKITSAVFRTKSKIIKDGGTIILPMEGTEGIGHHREFYELMCLGKPEAIIEKCYTSPVKDQWGAQIWARTLEKVRMIIVTQKIEPHIIEKMGIESCLTLQEAIDRVIARYGRQCKIAVFPRSTTVLPKLAQN; translated from the coding sequence TTGATAAAAGTTACCATACCTTTTGGCCATAACTATATAAGCGCAAACATTCCAACGGAAAACCTGATGGGAATTTACGAAGCTCCAGGGGTAGAACCAGCAAAAGATCCTATAGAAGAGATCACAAAGGCGCTTGAAGAACCCATAGGAACTCCGCCCTTATCCAAGCTAGCTAAGCCGGGTAAAAAGGTCTGTATAGTAGTAAGCGATATAACAAGACCTATACCTTACAAAGTAGTGCTACCTATTCTCCTTGAGTATTTAAATAGATGCGGAGTGAAAGACGAAGACATCACTCTTCTTATCGCAACAGGATTACATCGAGGATTAACCATAGAGGAACAAAAAAACCTTTATGGAGAAAACATCGTTAAAAGAGTTAAGATAATAAATCACGATTACAAAGATAAGTCTAATTTAGTATATCTAGGGGAAACAAGCAGAGGAACCCCTATAGAAGTTAACAGAATAGCTGTAGAAACAGATGTACTTATACTCACAGGATATATAGAGCCCCACCAGCAATTTGGTTTCACAGGTGGGAGAAAAAGCATCATGCCCGGGATAGCAAGCGAAAAAGCTGTAATGCATAACCACAATGCTAAGATGATGGACCATCCGCTTGCGGTAAACGGTGTACTAGAGGGGAATCCCCAACATGAGGATGCTATGGAGTTTGCAAGAGCGATAAGGGTAGACTTTATCTTAAACTTAGTCTTAAATCAAAATGAAAAGCTCACCTGGGCCGTAGGCGGAGATTTAGAAAAAGCATGGCTTAAAGGAGTAGAGCTTTCTAGAAGCTTCAGAGAAGTCGAACTTCCTCATCCTTGTGACGTGGCTATAACAGCAAGCGGATTCCCACTAGATCAAGTACTTTATCAAGGACCGAAGATAACATCAGCAGTTTTTAGAACAAAAAGTAAAATCATAAAAGATGGAGGAACTATAATACTGCCTATGGAGGGAACGGAGGGAATCGGACACCATCGAGAGTTTTACGAGCTAATGTGTTTAGGAAAACCTGAGGCTATAATTGAAAAGTGCTATACATCCCCGGTTAAAGATCAATGGGGAGCTCAAATATGGGCGAGAACATTAGAAAAGGTTAGAATGATAATAGTAACGCAAAAGATAGAGCCTCATATAATTGAGAAGATGGGAATCGAAAGCTGCCTTACATTGCAAGAGGCCATCGACAGAGTAATTGCTAGATATGGAAGACAGTGTAAGATAGCTGTTTTCCCAAGATCCACAACTGTACTTCCAAAGCTAGCACAAAATTAA
- a CDS encoding RraA family protein — MCKEEKKSFPKILAHANVDWEVVEGFKKLLPTYSISCVVADAQERAGVMHSQIKLIDRSKKFAGPALTVKLYPGDLVDPLYALSVAQPGDVIVVDARGETETSVWGGLMANLCMHKGIAGAVVDGSIRDTDEIRDLGFPIASRGVIPRSTHSPYSGRLDTLEINVPITCGGVIVKPGDIIIADEIGVTVVPQEKAKEVLLKAQALAEQEELTRKRIREGKGLEDLLKEFGRL; from the coding sequence ATGTGTAAAGAGGAAAAGAAAAGCTTTCCTAAGATTTTAGCTCACGCAAACGTTGATTGGGAAGTAGTTGAGGGATTCAAAAAGCTCCTTCCAACCTATAGCATAAGTTGCGTTGTGGCAGATGCACAAGAAAGAGCTGGAGTGATGCACTCTCAAATAAAGCTTATAGATCGTTCAAAGAAATTTGCTGGGCCGGCCTTAACTGTTAAACTATATCCTGGTGATCTCGTAGATCCCCTTTATGCTCTATCTGTAGCTCAACCTGGAGATGTAATCGTAGTCGATGCTCGCGGGGAAACGGAAACATCCGTATGGGGAGGACTTATGGCGAATTTATGCATGCATAAGGGAATAGCTGGTGCGGTTGTAGATGGCTCCATTAGGGATACCGATGAAATAAGAGACTTAGGATTTCCAATAGCTTCTCGGGGAGTAATTCCAAGGTCAACCCACTCTCCTTACTCTGGACGCCTTGATACTTTAGAGATAAATGTACCCATAACCTGTGGAGGCGTTATAGTAAAACCCGGAGATATCATCATAGCTGACGAAATAGGAGTAACAGTGGTTCCGCAGGAAAAGGCAAAGGAAGTTTTACTAAAAGCCCAAGCTTTAGCTGAACAAGAAGAATTAACCAGAAAAAGAATCAGGGAAGGCAAGGGATTAGAGGATCTTCTTAAGGAATTCGGGAGGCTTTAA